In Polyodon spathula isolate WHYD16114869_AA chromosome 23, ASM1765450v1, whole genome shotgun sequence, the DNA window TATAAGTATTCACACAGTTACATTGTTTTTGGACATGTCCATAACGGAGAACCAGGGGAATCTTTTGCTTGCTTGTACTGTGTGTTCACGTCCATCGATCATCTCTTCAAATACAAAGAATGTGCTTCCCCTGGAGCCAAGCCTCACTGTGCTGGCCTGCACCCGGCTCAGCCTGTTCTGTATTGAATCAGCTGTGCTGCTTGTTCTTGTGTTTCTGCATTGTCGTTATTAGGGTCATGGGCAATTACTTTTTCCAGTTCCAATTCTAGTTCCACTTCCAACACCAATTCTGACACAgcactgatcaaaattgcaatcagcagcattctgttaaaatgagcctctcacagtggcaacaaacctttaatcaattaaattggcttaaaaacaaaaacagagcaaTTGAACAATCACAGCAATTACCTGTAAAATATCAATTAGAACCCCAAGTCTTTCAAGCTAAGGAAATGCAGCTGGGAATGGAGTTGAAAAAGGAATGGGAAAGGGGAGTGCTTGTTGATGATGGCGTTCCACGCTTGCTCTGCTTGTCCCGCAGTGTGAGGATCACTGAGCTGAACCTGACCTCCTCAGACCTGCGCTTCCAGCCTGATTTCGGTCTGGTCTTCGAAGTGCACAACTCCTCCATCAGCCTCAACTTCATGCGCCGCATCTTCTACTGGTTCTTGTGAGTCTCCCTGCCAGCCACtgcaaaatggaaaaatatggaaattgcaaAATATGGAAAAGCATAGGCAAGCCTTGGAAAGTCCAGAGAGgtacagcatattaataaacatggcaaacctgggTAAACTCTGGCAAAATGCATGGTTTAGCCATGTTAAAAAGCAAGCTCAGTCTGCAGCAATACCATGCAAACATACAGGGGTAAACTTTTCAAAGGGctcattcattaaaaatacagGGGTAAATTTTTCTACGGCATCATTCATTTCCACAAGCTTCAGAAGAAGAGCGTCCAAAGAGGTGCCTGTAAGTTAGTGGGCTATTCCTGTCCCAAAGGACCCTTGGAGTGTGACAGGTTTCTTTGAGCGCACCCCAGATTTAAGCTGTTTCAGTGGCCCCTGTGTTAAAGCTTTGTCTGCAGGATGCCTAGCTGCAGCTCTCTCCCCTGCACTAACTGTGCTGTTGTGACCCCTCAGTACTGACGTGGGTTCGATCAACGCCTCAGCGAagggagtcaacatccacacagCTGTCAGGCTGTCCAAGGATTCCCTGGGGCGCCTCAAAATATCCAACATCTCCTGCGACGCGGCCGTCAGAAGAATGCACGCCGAGTTCAGCGGCACTCTGAGGTAAGaaacacttctctctctctctgaattgTAATTAAAGGTCGTTGTGTTCTTTCATTGAGTCTTGTGCTGACATGCTAAGCTTTTTCCTGAAGGTTGTTGAATTGTAGACAATGTTTACAGAGCGTTCGCTTTCTCTCTGCAGGAAGGTGTATGACATCCTGGCCTCCTTCATCACCACAGGGATGCGCTTCCTCCTCAACCAGCAGGTAACCCCCAGTCTCCCCAGTCTGCCCAGTTGCACGACACAGCCTTCTTCAGACTGCTTTCACACTGGCTTTCACAGGCCTTGTAACTTTACACCATTAACTTTATCCAGCTATCTTAAAAGAGCACTTCACATGTTAAAATAACTGCAGAGATGAAAGGATGGCACAGTAATCCCCAGCGCCCCCTACCTCTTTGCAGGGGGAACGGCACGGTTTAACCCCTCTGACTCCTTTTTGTCTCTCTCAGATCTGCCCCGTCCTAAACAATGCTGGTTTGGTGCTGTTGAATTCACTGTTGGACACTGTGCCTGGTAAGTTCCTACCTACACAGCATTGTATTTACTTGCAATGAAAACCCTTGTGAATAGTTCTAAACATGCATTGAGCTCCTGTGGAAGGTCAGCACGGTGTGTGATTGGTCTCTGAATCTCCCCCACAGTTCGGACTAAGGTGGATAAATACGTGGGGATCGATTACTCCCTCCTCAATGACCCCGTGGTGACCTCTGAGAACCTCGACATGGAGTTCAGGGTATGCAGAGACGGAAGCAAAGTCCTCATAGACACTATTAacaaaccctgtgtgtgtgtgtgtgtgtgtgtgtgtgtgtgtgggggggggggggggggtttcagtTAGTGTGTAAAAGTGGACAGCATACTTAGCCTGTACTGCAGTAGTATTTCAAACAGTATACTCCAGTAAACTTTGTTTGTTTGGTCCTATGCTATAGAACACCACAGTATCTGTTGTTTTTTGGGTTCTGGAACTGAGGGGTGAGATTGTAAGGTTCAGACCGACAGAGAGCTAGCTCACCTTGAACTGACAATGTGATCTCTAAGAGACTGACAGAGAGCTAGCTCACCGTGAACTGACAATGTGATCTCTAAGAGACTGACAGAGAGCTAGCTCACTGTGAACTGACAATGCGATCTCTAAGAGACTGATAGAGAGCTAGCTCACTGTGAACTGACAACGCGATCTCTAAGAGACTGACAGAGAGCTAGCTCACTGTGAACTGACAACGTGATCTCTAAGAGACTGACAGAGAGCTAGCTCACTGTGAACTGACAATGCGATCTCTAAGAGACTGACAGAGAGCTAGCTCACTGTGAACTGACAATGTGATCTCTAAGAGAGTGACTCCACAATGATGAGGGAGGCAGTGTCACTGGTAACTCCCCCTCTCCTGCAGGGCATGTTTTACGAGCTCCAGAACGAGAACGACACGCTGGTGAACTACGCCGTGGAGCCGATGATCCGGGAGTACGACCGCATGGTGTACCTGTCCCTCTCAGAGTACTTCTTCGACAGCGGTATGCTCTCCTACTTCAAGGCAGGGGTCCTGAACATCCGCATCTCACACGACAAGGTGGGCAGAGACGCAACTCCCGGGGCAGCCACTACAGGGCGACCCACAGGGCTCTGACAAATAAGCTGTGATTAATGCAGGGCTGCGTGAGACTGCCGCTGGTTACAAAATCACGCCCTGGAGATAGGCCAACAGGAGGGGAGTCACGGCTGTGCTGAAGCGATTTAACTGAACAGCAGCAGTCGTGGCAGTTTCACTATGGCCTCGGCAGGCTGGTTTCACTGCAGTCAGGGTAATGCCAGTTTGCTTTTTCAGATGCCCAGAGACTTGGAGATGCTGCTGAGGACCTCCTACTTTGGAACAATCATGTTGCTGGTAAGGAAAGAGACGTATTAAAACCAGAACCCTTTCCCGGCATTCATTTCTCAGCAGGACAGTGAAGAATGGCAGCATGAACAGAATGAACTTTAATACACTgaacactaatttcatacttagattagtgttaatcagatGGTTCAGATTAAttctgcagaaataaaacaccagCTATTATTTACATAATCACCCCATTCATAGCTTTAACTCCTGAGCTAATAAGCTATTGGGTCTtttaactctctctctccctctctctctctccagaatCCTTCCATTGCTGAGGCCCCCATGTCGATGGAGCTGCATGTCACCACGGCGCCCCGATGCGTCATCAAGCCCTCGGGGACGAGTGTGTCGGTCACTGCCGTGGTCAGCATCCTGCTGCTCCCGCCGGGCCAGGAGCCCGTCCAGCTCTCCAGCATGACCATGGTGAGCACTGTAACAGGATCTAAATAACACTGTCCTGACTCCCCATGACTTCCCCTGATTGTTAGACTGTCCCTCGTCCCTGTCCCTCAcagttttctttgttgtgttGCTGTTTCTAGGAGTGCAAGATGAGCGCCAAAGTGTCAATGAAGGGCAAGAAGCTGGCGTTCCACATGGAGCTACGCAGGTACAGTTACACGtgcacacgcatgcatgcacacacacacactgacacgcacacacacagagcaattccccactgcaatgcatttcaccTTGCCCCCTCGATCCCCAGGGTGAATCACAAGCAGATCAAAGGGATGTCTCTAAATCCAAACTGCTTGAAACCAGATCGGTGCTAAATACACAGTCCTCCAAAACGTGCATGGTACAGTAAAAACATACGTGTTCTGCAACAAATGCTTACGcacttttgaattgttttttgtttgacagATTTAAGATCTACTCCAATCAGTCTGCCCTGGAATCGTTGGCGGTATGTAAAAAGCAAGCACTCTCATCAGCAGGGCGGTGTGTTTAAGATTCATAAACTAAGAGGgattgttctttctttcttcagtTGATCCCTCTGCAGACCCCACTAAAGACTCTGTTACAGCTGGCTGTCATGCCTATTATTAACGGTAAGTCACAACAGAGGAGGCTGGGTGTGTCTCTTACCTTGTGTACCGTGGCCACTTTCTGCTGAGACAGCGTGTAATATTCTTTAGGAAAGGCTCCTGCAGAAAGGTGAAAGAAAGCCCAATTACTTTAACTTGTATGCCTGTTGTAGTGAGTCTGCATcttgtccctctctctctctctctctctctctctctctctctgcagattGGACAAAGAAAGGGGTACAGATCCCCCTGCCAGAGGGAATGGACTTTACTGAAGAAGTGGTAGAAAACCACACGGTAagcctctcctctcacctctcccgTCAGATCAGTAGTTTCTGTATACCGCGTCTGGTCTGTGTCAGTTCTTCATCTGTCTGCTCCCgactctccctctccccccagGGTTTCATAACGATCGGCGCTAACCTGCACTTCAGCAAAGGTCTGCGGGAGGTGATTGAGAGGAACCGGGCAGAGCCCAAAAGCTTGACGAACTGAGCGGGCCGCAGGTGCTCTGCTACACTCCCTAAAACaacaagagcttttttttttgtttctgtctaCAGAACACTATTCACTTCATGCttagaaaacataaaacaaaaaaaacaaaacatggtacTTTAACAACGAACGTCCGCCGATTAGCAGAAATTCTTTGTGAAACGTTTTCCAAAATGTTCGCTGTTTCATGTTTGATTAAGCTGATATTTCTATCCATCTGGCTGGGTTGGGATCCCTTATGCATTGAGAATGAAACGTAGAAGTCTTAACAGCAAAGTCCCCCGAGCCAGCCTCTGGACAGCGGAGTCTGCAGGGCACCCCAGAATTTTCTCTCCTGTGACCCTGTATCTATCCCTTCCCTGTCTCCTGCACTAGCTGTGCTGTATTCAGAGGTACCCCTGAATTTTCTCTCCTGTGACCCTGTATCTATCCCTTCCCTGTCTCCTGCACTAGCTGTGCTGTATTCAGAGGTACCCCTGAATTTTCTCTCCTGTGACCCTGCATCTATCCCTTCCCTGTCTCCTGCACTAGCTGTGCTGTATTCAGAGGTACCCCTGACATGCACAAGTACTGTTGATTTTATATCCCTGCAGTCAGCCTTGTTAATGATTTTAGCTGATGATGTTGTGCGCTAATTCATATAGCTGcgtgttttaaaatgctttcaaaaaagtgtttctttattaactgctgctgctgctcagccCATCAGAGCAGAGTAACCCAGGAAGAGAGTGTGAAAGAGAGGTTCAATTGTCATTCCATCATTTTCCCTTTACTAAAACCAagctgaaaacaaaatgcaaataaaatgtattcaagtttACACTTTCAAAGACTTCTTTTATTCtcaggtggtgtgtgtgtgtaagtgaagaagaatcattttaaaatgctagGCTTACCCAATATCCCTCTGTACACATCTCAAAGCAAACTGCAGGTACTGCAGCAGGGGGATTTTGGGACAGGAGAAAACTGACAGACAACACAGCTTGGAGGGAGatcaaaatatttaatcaaaaacaaatttaaacagaaacaaaaaggtcagACATCTCATCCCTGAGCAAAACAAATCCGAGcaacagacaaaacaaatcaTTCAAAAATAATACACAGCTTGTTATCTTTATTAGAACTGAAAAGAGGGATTCAACCCCTATACACGCTGATTCAGTGGAAGTAAACAGATTTCAAATGGCAAATGGTTCTAGGTTTACAGTGCCACGCGCTCCCACAGACGTCAGCGCTTCAGCAGACACACCTTATGGGCACAGTGATTCGATAAGAATATAAAGAAATGAGAGACCTACAAACATTTCT includes these proteins:
- the LOC121298045 gene encoding phospholipid transfer protein-like, producing the protein MAQWKAAVFILVSVIVMAAAFTPGCKIRITARGLELLKQESLKFVEEELENITIPDLSGKEGRFQYTISNVRITELNLTSSDLRFQPDFGLVFEVHNSSISLNFMRRIFYWFFTDVGSINASAKGVNIHTAVRLSKDSLGRLKISNISCDAAVRRMHAEFSGTLRKVYDILASFITTGMRFLLNQQICPVLNNAGLVLLNSLLDTVPVRTKVDKYVGIDYSLLNDPVVTSENLDMEFRGMFYELQNENDTLVNYAVEPMIREYDRMVYLSLSEYFFDSGMLSYFKAGVLNIRISHDKMPRDLEMLLRTSYFGTIMLLNPSIAEAPMSMELHVTTAPRCVIKPSGTSVSVTAVVSILLLPPGQEPVQLSSMTMECKMSAKVSMKGKKLAFHMELRRFKIYSNQSALESLALIPLQTPLKTLLQLAVMPIINDWTKKGVQIPLPEGMDFTEEVVENHTGFITIGANLHFSKGLREVIERNRAEPKSLTN